The following are encoded together in the Glycine max cultivar Williams 82 chromosome 8, Glycine_max_v4.0, whole genome shotgun sequence genome:
- the LOC100801612 gene encoding V-type proton ATPase subunit D, with protein sequence MSGQTQRLNVVPTVTMLGVVKARLVGATRGHALLKKKSDALTVQFRQILKKIVSTKESMGDIMKTSSFALTEAKYVAGDNIKHVVLENVKEASLRVRSRQENVAGVKLPKFDYTADADATKNDLTGLARGGQQVQQCRAAYIKAIEVLVELASLQTSFLTLDEAIKTTNRRVNALENVVKPRLENTISYIKGELDELEREDFFRLKKIQGYKKREIERQMLLQNNSNVETNLPLRKGVSYNSAHNLLSVGDKDEDIIF encoded by the coding sequence ATGTCGGGGCAAACGCAGCGTCTGAACGTGGTCCCCACCGTGACGATGCTGGGAGTGGTCAAGGCGCGTCTAGTCGGCGCCACGCGCGGTCACGCGCTCCTGAAGAAGAAGAGCGACGCGCTCACGGTGCAGTTCCGCCAGATCCTGAAGAAGATCGTGTCCACGAAAGAATCTATGGGCGACATCATGAAAACGTCGTCGTTCGCGCTCACCGAGGCAAAATACGTCGCCGGCGACAACATCAAGCACGTCGTCCTCGAAAACGTGAAAGAAGCCTCCCTCCGCGTCCGGTCGCGCCAGGAGAACGTCGCCGGAGTGAAACTCCCGAAATTCGACTACACCGCCGACGCCGACGCCACGAAAAACGACCTTACGGGACTCGCACGTGGTGGGCAGCAGGTGCAGCAGTGCCGCGCCGCCTACATCAAGGCAATCGAGGTGCTCGTGGAGCTCGCGTCCCTTCAGACGTCGTTTCTGACCCTCGATGAGGCCATCAAGACCACGAATCGTAGGGTTAACGCTCTGGAGAACGTGGTGAAGCCGCGACTCGAGAACACGATTAGTTACATCAAGGGGGAGCTGGACGAGCTCGAGAGGGAGGATTTCTTCAGGCTAAAGAAGATTCAGGGGTATAAGAAGAGGGAGATTGAGAGGCAGATGCTGCTGCAGAACAACTCCAATGTCGAGACTAATCTCCCTTTGCGCAAAGGGGTTTCGTACAATTCTGCTCACAATTTGTTGTCTGTGGGTGACAAAGATGAGGATATTATTTTCTGA
- the WRKY56 gene encoding WRKY transcription factor 56, with protein sequence MDCSSWINTSLDLSINPRRVHEEAVPKVVESKLFSLGMPKFNVEEESTSDLEEELKRVSAENKKLAEMLSVVCENYNTLRSHLMEYMRKNGEKEVSPTSKKRKSESSNNNNSNLMGTNNGNSESSSTDEESCKKPREETIKAKISRVYVRTESSDTSLIVKDGYQWRKYGQKVTRDNPYPRAYFKCSFAPSCPVKKKVQRSVDDHSVLLATYEGEHNHPQASSQMEATSGSGRSVTLGSVPCSASLSTSTPTLVTLDLTKSKGSNDSKSTKPKGDSPKVPQVLVEQMATSLTTDPNFRAALVAAISGRLLHNN encoded by the exons ATGGATTGTTCATCATGGATTAACACTTCCTTGGATCTCAGCATTAATCCTCGCAGAGTTCATGAAGAAGCTGTTCCT AAGGTGGTAGAAAGCaagcttttctctttgggaATGCCCAAGTTTAACGTCGAAGAAGAG TCTACTAGTGACTTGGAGGAGGAACTGAAGCGGGTGAGTGCAGAAAACAAGAAGTTGGCCGAAATGCTCTCAGTGGTGTGTGAGAATTACAACACTTTGAGAAGCCATTTGATGGAATACATGAGGAAAAATGGCGAAAAGGAGGTCAGCCCAacatcaaagaaaagaaagtctgaaagcagcaacaacaacaacagtaaTTTGATGGGAACTAACAATGGAAACTCAGAGAGCAGTTCTACTGATGAAGAGTCTTGCAAGAAACCAAGGGAGGAAACCATCAAAGcaaaaatttcaagagtttatGTCAGGACTGAATCATCTGATACTAGCCTT ATTGTGAAAGATGGATACCAATGGAGGAAATATGGACAAAAGGTGACCAGAGATAACCCTTACCCTAGAGCATATTTCAAGTGCTCTTTTGCTCCAAGCTGCCCTGTCAAAAAGAAG GTGCAAAGAAGTGTGGATGATCATTCTGTTCTGCTTGCTACTTATGAAGGGGAGCACAATCATCCTCAGGCTTCTTCCCAAATGGAAGCAACATCAGGTTCTGGCCGTAGTGTGACCCTTGGTTCAGTGCCTTGTTCAGCATCTCTCAGCACTTCCACTCCAACACTTGTTACCCTTGACTTGACAAAATCTAAGGGAAGCAACGATTCCAAGAGCACAAAACCTAAAGGAGATTCACCTAAAGTACCTCAGGTTTTGGTGGAACAGATGGCTACTTCTTTGACCACGGATCCTAATTTTAGAGCAGCACTTGTTGCTGCCATCTCAGGAAGATTGTTGCACAATAATTAA
- the WRKY56 gene encoding WRKY transcription factor 56 isoform X1, whose translation MDCSSWINTSLDLSINPRRVHEEAVPVVESKLFSLGMPKFNVEEESTSDLEEELKRVSAENKKLAEMLSVVCENYNTLRSHLMEYMRKNGEKEVSPTSKKRKSESSNNNNSNLMGTNNGNSESSSTDEESCKKPREETIKAKISRVYVRTESSDTSLIVKDGYQWRKYGQKVTRDNPYPRAYFKCSFAPSCPVKKKVQRSVDDHSVLLATYEGEHNHPQASSQMEATSGSGRSVTLGSVPCSASLSTSTPTLVTLDLTKSKGSNDSKSTKPKGDSPKVPQVLVEQMATSLTTDPNFRAALVAAISGRLLHNN comes from the exons ATGGATTGTTCATCATGGATTAACACTTCCTTGGATCTCAGCATTAATCCTCGCAGAGTTCATGAAGAAGCTGTTCCT GTGGTAGAAAGCaagcttttctctttgggaATGCCCAAGTTTAACGTCGAAGAAGAG TCTACTAGTGACTTGGAGGAGGAACTGAAGCGGGTGAGTGCAGAAAACAAGAAGTTGGCCGAAATGCTCTCAGTGGTGTGTGAGAATTACAACACTTTGAGAAGCCATTTGATGGAATACATGAGGAAAAATGGCGAAAAGGAGGTCAGCCCAacatcaaagaaaagaaagtctgaaagcagcaacaacaacaacagtaaTTTGATGGGAACTAACAATGGAAACTCAGAGAGCAGTTCTACTGATGAAGAGTCTTGCAAGAAACCAAGGGAGGAAACCATCAAAGcaaaaatttcaagagtttatGTCAGGACTGAATCATCTGATACTAGCCTT ATTGTGAAAGATGGATACCAATGGAGGAAATATGGACAAAAGGTGACCAGAGATAACCCTTACCCTAGAGCATATTTCAAGTGCTCTTTTGCTCCAAGCTGCCCTGTCAAAAAGAAG GTGCAAAGAAGTGTGGATGATCATTCTGTTCTGCTTGCTACTTATGAAGGGGAGCACAATCATCCTCAGGCTTCTTCCCAAATGGAAGCAACATCAGGTTCTGGCCGTAGTGTGACCCTTGGTTCAGTGCCTTGTTCAGCATCTCTCAGCACTTCCACTCCAACACTTGTTACCCTTGACTTGACAAAATCTAAGGGAAGCAACGATTCCAAGAGCACAAAACCTAAAGGAGATTCACCTAAAGTACCTCAGGTTTTGGTGGAACAGATGGCTACTTCTTTGACCACGGATCCTAATTTTAGAGCAGCACTTGTTGCTGCCATCTCAGGAAGATTGTTGCACAATAATTAA